The following proteins are co-located in the Pedobacter sp. FW305-3-2-15-E-R2A2 genome:
- a CDS encoding NAD-dependent epimerase/dehydratase family protein: MILVTGATGFLGAELIHQLTGQGTKLRALKREHSVIPDLIKDNPLIEWAVADINDLSTLDTAFEDIHQVYHCAAMISFDPKDKAKLLKVNIEGTSNVVNLCVENQARLLHVSSVAALGNAKKGQLITEKDFWEYDSKAHSYAISKYEGEMEVWRGIAEGLEAVIVNPSVIIGGAAGFQGSGAIFKLVKEGLSFYTKGATGIVDVQDVAKSMIALMNSKITEERFTISAENYHYQRFFGEIAKGFGVKAPAKEAKPWMLGIAWRAAKLASLFTGKPAALTSDAARSSLNESLYSNKKIIETIGITFKPLDQTVAETCQALKQLPLP; encoded by the coding sequence ATGATATTGGTTACCGGTGCTACTGGATTTTTAGGAGCAGAATTAATACATCAGCTAACCGGACAGGGAACAAAGCTCAGGGCCTTAAAGCGCGAGCACTCTGTGATTCCGGATTTAATAAAAGACAATCCCCTGATAGAATGGGCGGTTGCAGACATCAACGACCTTTCTACACTGGATACTGCATTTGAAGATATCCATCAGGTGTATCACTGTGCAGCAATGATTTCTTTTGACCCCAAAGACAAAGCAAAATTACTGAAAGTAAATATTGAAGGTACCAGCAATGTCGTGAACCTTTGTGTGGAAAACCAGGCGAGGTTGCTTCATGTCAGTTCTGTTGCCGCTTTGGGAAATGCAAAAAAAGGGCAGCTGATCACAGAAAAAGACTTCTGGGAATACGATTCCAAGGCACATTCTTATGCCATTTCGAAATATGAAGGAGAAATGGAAGTCTGGCGTGGCATTGCCGAAGGCCTGGAAGCCGTCATCGTAAACCCATCGGTCATCATTGGTGGCGCTGCAGGATTTCAGGGTAGCGGAGCGATTTTTAAACTCGTAAAAGAAGGTCTTTCTTTCTATACCAAAGGGGCCACCGGAATTGTTGATGTTCAGGATGTGGCTAAAAGCATGATCGCCCTGATGAACAGCAAGATCACAGAAGAACGCTTCACCATCAGTGCAGAAAATTACCATTACCAGCGTTTCTTTGGAGAGATCGCCAAAGGTTTTGGCGTTAAAGCACCTGCTAAAGAAGCGAAACCATGGATGCTCGGCATTGCATGGAGAGCCGCAAAACTGGCTTCTTTATTTACCGGAAAACCGGCCGCTTTAACAAGTGATGCCGCCAGAAGCAGCCTGAACGAGAGTTTATACAGCAATAAAAAAATAATTGAGACCATTGGAATAACATTTAAGCCGCTGGATCAGACCGTAGCAGAAACCTGTCAGGCCCTGAAACAGCTCCCACTTCCTTAA
- a CDS encoding HAD-IB family phosphatase, whose protein sequence is MNQKNIYIIDFDSTFTQVEALDELARISLKKHPEKEAIFKKIEDYTNLAMEGKLSFGESLAQRVKLLEASEDHLKQLITRLKKKVSASFSRNAAFFKKHADEVLIVSGGFKEFITPVVSQYHIKKENIYANTFVTTGDGKIIDYDHANPLSEEGGKVKLMQQLNLEGNLYGIGDGYSDFQLRESGMIKKFYAFTENISRESIVEKADHVTPSFDEFLYVNNLPRAISYPKNRILCLVIGEVDPQSIALLKKDGFSIRHKTSFEEKYVADVHMLLLAEGEKIELEKLKRAVKLKTLGYLGQAKNKVDIATCTEQGVVVFDDLKSNPRNLTFIPKRMIDFMNTGTTHLSNNFPNLQLPRIDKSHRLIHIHQNVPGIMAKINTVFAKHDINIVAQFLMTNQNIGYVITDINAEYDKQLFKSLKKIEHTIKFRVLY, encoded by the coding sequence ATGAATCAGAAGAATATTTACATCATTGATTTCGACAGCACCTTTACCCAGGTAGAGGCATTGGATGAGCTGGCCCGTATTTCCCTCAAAAAGCATCCTGAAAAAGAAGCCATCTTCAAGAAAATCGAAGACTATACCAACCTGGCCATGGAAGGAAAATTGTCTTTCGGAGAGAGTCTTGCACAAAGGGTTAAACTTTTGGAAGCTTCGGAAGATCATTTAAAACAGCTGATCACCCGCTTAAAGAAAAAAGTATCTGCTTCTTTCTCCCGCAATGCCGCATTCTTTAAGAAACATGCAGATGAAGTATTGATCGTTTCAGGTGGATTTAAAGAGTTTATCACCCCTGTGGTGAGCCAATACCACATCAAAAAAGAAAACATTTACGCCAACACTTTTGTCACCACCGGCGATGGTAAAATTATAGATTACGACCATGCCAACCCTTTGAGTGAAGAAGGTGGCAAAGTGAAATTAATGCAGCAATTGAACCTGGAGGGAAACCTTTACGGAATCGGTGACGGCTATTCCGATTTCCAGCTCAGGGAAAGTGGAATGATCAAAAAATTCTATGCCTTTACGGAAAATATCTCCAGAGAAAGCATTGTAGAAAAAGCAGACCATGTGACGCCGAGCTTCGACGAGTTCCTATATGTGAACAACCTGCCAAGAGCCATCTCTTATCCTAAGAACAGGATTCTATGCCTGGTCATTGGTGAAGTAGACCCACAGAGCATTGCCTTATTGAAGAAAGATGGTTTTTCCATTCGTCATAAAACCTCATTCGAGGAGAAATATGTGGCAGATGTACACATGCTATTGCTTGCAGAAGGCGAGAAAATAGAATTGGAGAAGCTGAAAAGGGCCGTGAAATTAAAAACATTAGGCTACCTCGGACAGGCAAAGAACAAGGTTGACATTGCCACCTGCACCGAACAGGGTGTCGTAGTTTTTGATGATTTAAAATCGAACCCGAGAAACCTGACCTTCATTCCGAAACGAATGATCGACTTTATGAATACCGGAACGACGCACCTGAGCAATAACTTCCCGAATTTACAGCTGCCAAGGATTGACAAGTCTCACCGACTGATCCATATCCACCAGAATGTTCCGGGAATTATGGCTAAAATCAACACGGTTTTTGCCAAGCACGACATTAACATTGTGGCGCAATTTCTGATGACCAATCAGAACATCGGATATGTGATTACTGACATCAATGCAGAATACGACAAACAACTCTTTAAATCTTTAAAAAAGATTGAACACACCATAAAATTCAGGGTACTGTACTAG
- a CDS encoding tryptophan 2,3-dioxygenase family protein gives MELTPQIKDKLDKLQEKYTAMGQDMSAYLDGLLYADFLTYWDYIHLDTLLSLQAPKTSFPDEEIFIMYHQITELYFKLSLHEFNQVAAARETLTATFFTDRVKRINAYFNALVSSFEVMVNGMEKEQFLKFRMSLLPASGFQSGQYRMIEISATDFGRLVDKDKRAALANAPIEEQFEHIYWKSGATELATGKETLTLKQFINKYASQFLQLVKDRKDSNFSALYHKVKDEGQDVTALTEELRKLDLFVNVEWPLSHYKSAVRYLERDPVDIAATGGTNWQKYLPPRFQKRIFYPFLWTEEQMEEWGKGWVLSVLKDLRS, from the coding sequence ATGGAATTAACACCACAAATCAAAGACAAACTGGACAAGCTGCAGGAAAAATATACTGCAATGGGCCAGGACATGTCGGCCTATCTGGATGGCCTCTTGTATGCAGATTTCTTAACCTATTGGGATTACATTCATCTGGATACGCTGTTGAGCCTACAGGCACCAAAAACATCTTTTCCTGATGAAGAGATCTTTATCATGTACCATCAGATTACAGAGCTTTATTTTAAGCTTTCACTGCATGAGTTTAACCAGGTTGCCGCTGCAAGGGAAACCTTAACTGCTACTTTCTTTACCGATCGCGTGAAAAGGATTAACGCCTATTTTAACGCGCTGGTTTCTTCATTCGAAGTGATGGTCAACGGAATGGAAAAAGAACAATTCCTGAAATTCAGAATGTCCTTACTACCGGCAAGCGGGTTTCAGTCAGGACAATACCGAATGATTGAAATCAGTGCTACAGATTTCGGCCGGTTGGTAGATAAAGACAAAAGAGCAGCACTCGCCAATGCCCCTATTGAAGAACAGTTTGAGCATATCTACTGGAAATCAGGTGCAACGGAGCTGGCTACGGGAAAAGAAACACTCACTTTAAAACAGTTTATCAATAAATATGCAAGTCAGTTTTTGCAATTGGTCAAAGACAGAAAAGACAGCAACTTCTCTGCACTTTACCACAAAGTAAAAGACGAAGGACAAGACGTAACCGCTTTAACGGAAGAACTGAGGAAACTTGATCTGTTTGTCAATGTTGAATGGCCACTTTCGCATTATAAATCTGCGGTCAGGTATCTGGAAAGAGATCCCGTTGACATTGCCGCTACTGGTGGAACCAACTGGCAGAAATACCTGCCTCCGCGTTTTCAGAAAAGAATTTTCTACCCTTTCCTTTGGACAGAAGAACAAATGGAAGAATGGGGAAAAGGATGGGTACTGAGCGTTCTGAAAGATCTCAGAAGTTAA
- a CDS encoding branched-chain amino acid aminotransferase has product MNDTLDITITKAEQSRLTVTDFSQLPFGKVFSDHMFIAEYEDGAWTNLQVLPYGPIPMSPAISALHYGQAIFEGMKAYRQADGKISVFRADKNFERFNKSAQRMAMPAIPEDIFRQGIAALIDIDKNWVPNQDGYSLYIRPVMFATDPYLGVKASDKYTFALLTTPTGPYYSKALKVKIETEFTRADEGGVGYAKTAGNYARSLHPFAEALKEGFDQLIWTDAVSHEFIEEAGTANLIFVIDGKLVTPSVRSTVLDGVTRDTIIQLAKKAGIEVEERRVSVKEVIEGIENGQLTDAFAAGTAATVTPIGEISYEGKLYTLTDPATRTISAGIAKTLNDIRYGLAPDEFGWNWIV; this is encoded by the coding sequence ATGAACGATACACTGGATATAACCATCACGAAAGCTGAGCAAAGCAGACTAACAGTAACAGACTTTTCTCAACTTCCCTTCGGAAAGGTATTTTCCGATCATATGTTTATTGCCGAATACGAAGATGGCGCCTGGACAAATTTACAGGTATTACCTTATGGCCCGATTCCGATGAGCCCGGCAATTTCTGCCCTGCATTACGGACAGGCAATTTTTGAGGGCATGAAAGCTTACCGTCAGGCTGATGGTAAAATCAGTGTTTTCAGAGCAGACAAAAACTTTGAGCGTTTTAATAAATCAGCACAACGCATGGCGATGCCTGCTATTCCTGAGGATATTTTCAGACAAGGAATCGCGGCATTAATTGATATTGATAAAAACTGGGTTCCGAATCAGGATGGTTATTCTTTATATATCCGCCCGGTGATGTTCGCTACCGATCCTTACCTGGGTGTAAAGGCATCTGATAAATATACCTTTGCTTTACTAACGACTCCTACAGGACCGTATTACAGCAAAGCACTAAAAGTAAAAATTGAAACTGAATTTACACGTGCAGATGAAGGTGGTGTTGGCTATGCTAAAACTGCTGGAAATTACGCCCGTTCTTTACACCCTTTTGCTGAGGCATTAAAAGAAGGTTTTGACCAGTTGATCTGGACTGATGCCGTTTCTCATGAGTTTATCGAGGAAGCAGGAACAGCAAACTTAATCTTTGTGATCGACGGGAAACTGGTTACTCCTTCTGTAAGAAGTACCGTTTTGGATGGGGTAACAAGAGATACCATTATTCAGCTGGCAAAAAAAGCAGGCATTGAAGTGGAAGAAAGAAGGGTAAGTGTAAAAGAAGTAATCGAAGGTATCGAAAATGGTCAGTTAACAGATGCATTCGCAGCAGGTACTGCCGCAACTGTGACGCCAATTGGAGAAATCAGTTATGAAGGTAAGTTATATACTTTAACGGACCCTGCTACACGTACGATTTCTGCGGGTATCGCAAAAACATTAAATGACATCCGTTACGGACTTGCTCCTGACGAGTTCGGATGGAACTGGATCGTGTAA